The candidate division KSB1 bacterium genomic interval ATGAGCGCGGTGATGGCAGCTGCATAGGCGCGGCCCGCGTCGCTGTCGTAGGGCAGACCCCGCGCCATGAGGAGGGCGCCAAGGTTGGTGTACCCGAGCCCCAGGGGCCGGAAGTCGTGGCTGTTCTGCTGGATTTTCGGCGTAGGATACGAGGCGTTGTCGACGATGATCTCCTGCGCGGTGATGAAGATGTCCACGGCGCGGCGGAAAGCCTCCACGTCGAATTCCCCGTCGGGACGGCGGAACCGCATCAGATTGAGGGACGCCAGGTTGCAGGCAGTGTCGTCGAGGAACATGAACTCGCTGCACGGGTTGCTGGCGTTAATCCGTCCGGAGTTAGGGCATGTGTGCCAGGCGTTGATTGTCGTGTCGAACTGAAGCCCGGGGTCGCCGCAAATGTGAGCAGCCTCGGCGATGGCTCTCATCAAATCACGGGCGCGATAGGTGTCGGCGACTTCCCCTGTAAGCACATAGCGCGTCTGCCACACACCATCTTCCTCGACAGCGCGCATGAATTCGTCGGTCACGCGAACAGAATGGTTGGCATTCTGAAAGAACACGGAGCGGTAGGCTTCGCCATCGAAGCTTCCGTCGTAGCCTGCGTCAATGAGGGCCCAAGCCTTCTTCTCCTCATTGGCTTTGGACCAGATGAATTCCAAGATGTCCGGATGATCAATGTTAAGGATCACCATCTTGGCTGCGCGTCGCGTCTTCCCGCCGGACTTAATCACTCCCGCAAAGGCGTCAAACCCCTTCATGAACGACACGGGACCGGAAGCCTTGCCCCCGGAGGAGAGGGGCTCCTTGGAGCTTCTCAGCGGAGACAGGTTCACCCCGGCCCCAGAGCCATACTTAAAAAGCATCCCCTCGATCTTGGCCAGGTCCAGGATGCTCTCCATGGTGTCCTGGACCGAATTGATGAAGCACGCAGAGCACTGGGGCTTTTCTTCGACACCGACGTTGAACCAAACCGGACTGTTGAAACTTCCGTATTGATGAACCAGAAGCCACACCAGTTCACGGTAAAAGATTTCGGCCTCATTCTCATCGGCGAAGTAGCCGTCGCGCTGTCCCCAGGTGGTAATGGTGCGCGCCACCCGGTCGACCAGCTGCCGCAGGCTCGACTCCCGTTGCCCCGTCTTTCGATCCAGGTAGAAATACTTGGAGGCCACTACATTCGTCGCAAGCTGCGACCATTCCTTGGGGACTTCCACATTCCGTTGTTCGAAGACCACTTTACCGTCTTCACCGATGATCACCGCATCGCGCTTCTCCCACTCGATTTCATCGAAAGGATGGACGCCCGGGCTCGAAAAGTAAGGTTCCAGGCCCAGGCCTCTTCGCCCCGCCACAAGGCGAGTGGCTTCAAGTTCCGCCCTTTCCGCGCGTGAAGGCTTCTTTCTTCTTGGTTCCGCCATCTTAGCACCTCACCTTGCCGCCGACCTAAAGCGTTTTCCATAAGGCCTCGTTTCGAACGGTCCAATTTAGGCGCGGAGGCGCCAAAAAGCAAGGGGAATTTGTCAACATCTGGTGTTGGGCTTGGCCTCCAGACTATTTCTGGTTAACTCAGCACCAGGTAGCGCAGCAGAGCGCAGCTCGATTCGCCAACCCCCAGTGATCGGCTGCAGGTTCCGAGGATTGGCATTGTGCTCTTGCCAAAAGAGGATTACTTTGTGGGCAAGGAAACCAGGATGCAGGAGGAGAAGACGTGCTTTCACGAGAGGAGGTCTTGCCCCTGATTCAGGCAGCCCTGGCAGAAGACCTCGGCGACCGGGGAGACATTACCACCCAGGCCGTGGTGCCCGATACGGCGGTGGGGCGAGCGCGAATCCAGGCTAAGGCCCAGGGCATTCTGGCGGGCATCGCAGTCGCGGAATGGGTTTTTGTCGAGGTAGATCCGCAGCTGCAATTCGTTGCCCACCGTAAGGATGGTGACCGTCTTTGTCCAGGGGACACTCTGGCCGAGGTGCAGGGCCGACTCCGCTCCATCCTCACCGGGGAACGGGTCGCCCTCAATT includes:
- a CDS encoding vitamin B12-dependent ribonucleotide reductase — translated: MAEPRRKKPSRAERAELEATRLVAGRRGLGLEPYFSSPGVHPFDEIEWEKRDAVIIGEDGKVVFEQRNVEVPKEWSQLATNVVASKYFYLDRKTGQRESSLRQLVDRVARTITTWGQRDGYFADENEAEIFYRELVWLLVHQYGSFNSPVWFNVGVEEKPQCSACFINSVQDTMESILDLAKIEGMLFKYGSGAGVNLSPLRSSKEPLSSGGKASGPVSFMKGFDAFAGVIKSGGKTRRAAKMVILNIDHPDILEFIWSKANEEKKAWALIDAGYDGSFDGEAYRSVFFQNANHSVRVTDEFMRAVEEDGVWQTRYVLTGEVADTYRARDLMRAIAEAAHICGDPGLQFDTTINAWHTCPNSGRINASNPCSEFMFLDDTACNLASLNLMRFRRPDGEFDVEAFRRAVDIFITAQEIIVDNASYPTPKIQQNSHDFRPLGLGYTNLGALLMARGLPYDSDAGRAYAAAITALMTGEAYRWSAVLASKMGPFPKFELNREPMLRVIEKHRAALDGIPKDLVPEELLVAARNAWDQALVIGREYGFRNAQTTLLAPTGTISFMMDADTTGIEPDIALVKYKKLVGGGVLKIVNRTVPEALRRLGYSEKQIKAITNYINRNDTIEGAPELKPEHLPVFDCAIKPPSGVRSIHYMGHIRMMAAVQPFLSGAISKTVNLPNEVTAEDIGKVYMEAWKLGLKAIAVYRDGSKRTQPLVTKSVEKKSEAAEKESFRPIRRRLPPERKAITHKFSVAGHEGYITVGMYEDGTPGEIFIVMAKEGSTISGLMDCFATAISLALQYGVPLRVLVDKFAHTRFEPSGFTSNPQIPFAKSIMDYIFRWLALKFLKPEEAPPEAKEDESELFGEASPVGRAAGTATGEPLPSPGEELGNLRDQETLIFETQADSPPCPECGSIMIRSGSCYKCINCGETSGCS